In Coriobacteriaceae bacterium, a single window of DNA contains:
- a CDS encoding undecaprenyl-diphosphate phosphatase → MDIIELLKSAFMGLVEGITEWLPVSSTGHMILVDEFVKMNVSETFWNMFLVVIQLGAILAVCVLFFYDLNPFSPSKGKEGRRDTWVLWGKIVLGCIPAAAIGLPLNDWMEEHFYNAPVVALALIVYGVLFIVIENWRANKRDQAALAGSFGSRAVVTGGRPAGAHFATSTATAAADDDDSLDFGSITTLEDLSWKTALGIGCFQVLSLIPGTSRSGSTIIGGLLLGCTRSVASKFTFFLAIPVMFGASALKLVKYFIKGGTFGTNEIAILGVGCIVAFVVSLIAIKWLMGFVRRHDFKCFGVYRIILGIVVLAYFFVLEPMLGL, encoded by the coding sequence TTGGATATCATCGAGCTTCTAAAATCTGCCTTCATGGGCCTGGTCGAGGGCATCACCGAATGGCTGCCTGTTTCGTCGACCGGTCACATGATCTTGGTGGACGAGTTCGTCAAGATGAACGTGAGCGAGACGTTCTGGAATATGTTTCTGGTCGTGATTCAGCTTGGCGCCATTTTGGCCGTCTGCGTCCTGTTCTTCTACGACCTTAATCCGTTTTCTCCCAGCAAGGGCAAGGAGGGCCGTCGTGACACCTGGGTGTTGTGGGGCAAGATTGTGCTTGGCTGCATTCCCGCCGCGGCGATCGGTCTGCCGCTTAACGACTGGATGGAGGAGCATTTCTATAATGCTCCCGTCGTGGCGCTGGCGCTCATTGTGTACGGCGTGCTGTTTATCGTGATCGAGAACTGGCGCGCGAACAAGCGCGACCAGGCCGCTCTTGCCGGTTCGTTTGGTTCGCGTGCCGTGGTGACGGGCGGACGCCCCGCTGGTGCGCATTTTGCCACGTCCACTGCGACTGCCGCTGCAGACGATGACGATAGCCTAGACTTTGGCTCCATCACTACGCTCGAGGACCTGAGCTGGAAGACCGCGCTGGGTATCGGTTGCTTCCAGGTGCTTTCGCTGATTCCGGGCACATCGCGCTCCGGCTCCACCATCATCGGCGGCCTGCTGCTTGGCTGCACACGCTCGGTGGCGTCTAAGTTCACGTTCTTCCTGGCCATTCCCGTCATGTTTGGCGCGAGCGCGCTCAAGCTGGTCAAGTACTTTATTAAGGGCGGTACTTTCGGCACCAACGAGATCGCCATCCTGGGCGTGGGCTGCATCGTGGCCTTTGTGGTTTCGCTTATCGCCATCAAGTGGCTTATGGGTTTCGTGCGCCGTCACGACTTCAAGTGCTTCGGCGTCTACCGCATCATCCTGGGCATCGTGGTTCTCGCGTACTTCTTTGTCCTGGAGCCGATGCTCGGCCTCTAA
- a CDS encoding universal stress protein: protein MNEGYTKVFVSLDGTEQQDFVLARAIKVAANNGAKLIIGHVIDSTALESAGSYPVDLVNGLEEAFKNSIAKQLEEAKANPDIPEVEVMIRAGRIRETLKDEMLDVVKPDLVLCGARGLSSIKYALLGSISTFLLRNTDCDILVVK, encoded by the coding sequence ATGAACGAGGGCTACACCAAGGTATTTGTTTCACTCGACGGTACTGAGCAGCAGGATTTTGTGCTCGCACGCGCCATCAAGGTCGCCGCGAACAACGGCGCCAAGCTGATTATCGGCCACGTTATCGATTCCACGGCACTCGAGAGCGCCGGTTCATATCCAGTCGATCTGGTCAACGGCCTAGAGGAGGCATTTAAGAACTCCATCGCCAAGCAGCTCGAAGAGGCCAAGGCCAATCCCGACATTCCCGAGGTCGAGGTCATGATTCGCGCCGGCCGCATTCGCGAGACGCTCAAAGACGAGATGCTCGACGTGGTGAAGCCCGACCTGGTGCTCTGCGGCGCTCGTGGCCTGTCCTCGATCAAGTATGCACTCCTGGGTTCAATTTCGACGTTCCTGCTGCGCAACACCGACTGCGACATCTTGGTCGTGAAGTAG
- a CDS encoding HipA domain-containing protein, which yields MALKVYREYRGTFELVGEFERADPVNETFAYDEGYLERDDAAALSASLPLRHEPYASNEFSAFFSGMLPEGPVRHELSMRFQIPQSDYLSMLERLGDECVGALRFLGDEKSSYDPGYRPLQDEDFEALSKAEVFEIANDMQDSRLSLAGAQSKTGWFLPRGKDAKKAGSGDWMLPLGSAPSTHIVKIASTKHPDLPFNELICMTAASAAGLEIARSEASDTIPGAFFSERYDRIWSNEPPSMSGFDVPLRLHQEDFCQAVGWPSYMKYETRPDSCYMALCGRLIREQSSNVIADTQMFARQVMVDYALGNCDSHLKNHSFLYSPSWREKRLAPAYDIVCTTIMGYDHNLGIDIGDHRVIDGVTPEDFEFMSQDLHLPLKMIKNIAAEVAEEVSAQLAELASATGDLGRVALKIQTDSVERMRVLEQFSA from the coding sequence ATGGCATTAAAGGTTTATCGTGAGTATCGGGGAACGTTTGAGCTGGTCGGAGAATTTGAGAGGGCCGACCCCGTAAACGAGACGTTTGCATATGATGAGGGATATCTTGAACGCGACGATGCTGCCGCACTCTCAGCTTCTCTTCCCTTGCGACATGAGCCATATGCCAGCAATGAGTTTTCGGCCTTCTTTTCGGGCATGCTTCCCGAGGGCCCGGTTCGGCATGAGCTGTCGATGCGTTTTCAAATCCCCCAGTCAGACTATTTATCGATGCTCGAGCGTTTGGGCGATGAGTGCGTTGGTGCCTTGAGGTTTCTCGGCGATGAGAAATCGAGCTACGATCCGGGCTATCGTCCTCTGCAAGACGAGGATTTTGAGGCACTTTCTAAGGCGGAAGTGTTTGAGATTGCAAATGATATGCAGGATTCGAGGCTGTCGTTGGCGGGCGCTCAGTCTAAAACCGGTTGGTTTTTACCGCGCGGTAAAGATGCAAAAAAGGCCGGGTCGGGGGATTGGATGCTGCCGCTCGGCTCTGCCCCCTCGACTCACATAGTCAAGATTGCTTCAACTAAACATCCGGATTTGCCGTTCAACGAATTAATTTGCATGACGGCAGCGTCTGCTGCTGGGCTTGAAATTGCCCGTTCAGAAGCTTCGGATACGATTCCTGGTGCGTTCTTTTCCGAGCGTTATGACAGAATCTGGAGCAATGAGCCGCCGTCGATGAGCGGATTCGATGTGCCTCTGAGGCTGCATCAGGAGGATTTTTGCCAAGCGGTTGGCTGGCCTTCGTATATGAAATACGAGACACGTCCCGATAGCTGCTATATGGCTCTTTGCGGCCGATTGATAAGAGAGCAATCGTCTAACGTAATTGCTGATACTCAAATGTTCGCTCGTCAGGTAATGGTCGATTATGCGTTGGGGAATTGCGACTCGCATCTCAAGAACCATTCGTTTCTTTATAGTCCGAGTTGGCGGGAAAAGAGGTTGGCCCCTGCATACGATATTGTTTGCACGACGATAATGGGATACGACCATAATCTTGGGATTGATATTGGGGATCACCGGGTGATCGATGGGGTGACTCCTGAAGATTTCGAATTCATGTCTCAAGATTTGCATCTGCCACTCAAGATGATCAAGAACATCGCGGCGGAAGTGGCTGAAGAGGTGTCTGCCCAGCTTGCAGAACTTGCCTCTGCAACCGGAGATTTGGGTCGGGTCGCTCTGAAAATTCAGACGGATTCCGTTGAGAGAATGAGGGTTCTGGAGCAATTCTCAGCCTAA
- a CDS encoding helix-turn-helix domain-containing protein, with product MQDWNERTIFDPAELGAYLRERRKKLGYTQRDVADFNQCSLRFVSELERGKAGANLRQTLQIANSLGVDLILRERGDGSWH from the coding sequence ATGCAAGACTGGAATGAGCGAACGATTTTTGACCCAGCTGAACTCGGTGCATATTTGCGTGAGCGCCGGAAGAAGCTCGGTTATACCCAACGCGATGTGGCTGATTTCAACCAGTGCAGTTTGCGCTTTGTGAGCGAGCTTGAGCGTGGAAAGGCGGGTGCCAATCTTCGCCAAACCCTTCAAATCGCTAACAGCTTGGGGGTCGATTTGATCCTGAGGGAGAGGGGCGACGGCTCATGGCATTAA
- a CDS encoding IS30 family transposase has product MSRPKPSGRSYGRLTRHERNTVERMLDRNRSAREIAAELGRSPSTVTREVAAHRYVTAPRSRYGEPAPADLSGACPRLSAWPRCCNGCSHRRGYGCSRRPRVFYSARRAQEAADAELSASRSGIDETEEGAAAKLAAIRDGLARGLSPQQIAATTPGLSASTVYRWVDAGYDGMTNMELRRKVGYRPRSRRAPKRATSHSSRRSHASFLALGEDACAAAWEMDTVEGPRGDSARLLTLLHRPSRFQLALPLPDGTCASVLAALSSLRGVLGEDGARRAFGAVLTDNGSEFADEGAIAALIGERDGETRLFYCDPRQSQQKGACEKNHVEIRKLLPKGAGARFDRLTAADCALLMSQVNSEPRGALGFLTPARVLRMALGEDASALMDAFGIEELAPGELDLTPGCIDRARAARGEGPLAG; this is encoded by the coding sequence ATGTCCAGACCCAAGCCGTCCGGAAGGTCGTACGGGAGGCTCACGAGGCACGAGAGGAACACGGTCGAGAGGATGCTCGACCGCAACCGCAGCGCTCGCGAGATCGCCGCGGAGCTCGGCAGGTCGCCCTCGACCGTGACCAGGGAGGTTGCGGCGCACCGCTACGTCACCGCGCCGCGCTCGCGCTACGGCGAGCCCGCGCCCGCGGACCTCTCGGGGGCCTGCCCCAGGCTCTCCGCGTGGCCGAGGTGCTGCAACGGCTGCTCGCACAGGAGGGGCTACGGCTGCTCGAGGAGGCCCAGGGTGTTCTACAGCGCCAGGAGGGCGCAGGAGGCGGCCGACGCCGAGCTCTCGGCGAGCAGGTCCGGGATCGACGAGACCGAGGAGGGCGCCGCCGCCAAGCTCGCGGCCATCAGGGACGGGCTCGCGCGCGGGCTCTCCCCGCAGCAGATAGCGGCGACGACCCCCGGGCTCAGCGCCTCCACCGTCTACAGGTGGGTGGACGCCGGCTACGACGGCATGACGAACATGGAGCTCAGGCGCAAGGTCGGCTACAGGCCGAGGTCGCGCCGGGCCCCGAAGAGGGCGACGTCCCACTCGTCGCGCAGGTCGCACGCGTCGTTCCTCGCGCTCGGCGAGGACGCCTGCGCCGCGGCCTGGGAGATGGACACCGTCGAGGGCCCCAGGGGCGACTCCGCCAGGCTCCTCACGCTCCTGCACCGCCCGAGCCGCTTCCAGCTGGCCCTGCCGCTGCCGGACGGCACGTGCGCCTCGGTCCTGGCGGCGCTCTCCTCCCTGCGCGGGGTCCTCGGCGAGGACGGCGCGAGGCGCGCCTTCGGCGCCGTGCTCACCGACAACGGGAGCGAGTTCGCCGACGAGGGCGCCATCGCGGCGCTGATCGGCGAGCGGGACGGCGAGACCAGGCTCTTCTACTGCGACCCCCGGCAGAGCCAGCAGAAGGGCGCGTGCGAGAAGAACCACGTGGAGATCAGGAAGCTGCTGCCCAAGGGCGCCGGGGCCAGGTTCGACCGGCTGACGGCGGCGGACTGCGCGCTGCTCATGTCGCAGGTGAACTCCGAGCCGAGGGGGGCGCTCGGGTTCCTGACGCCGGCGCGCGTGCTGCGGATGGCCCTCGGGGAGGACGCCTCCGCCCTCATGGACGCGTTCGGGATAGAGGAGCTGGCGCCCGGCGAGCTGGACCTCACGCCCGGCTGCATCGACAGGGCCAGGGCCGCGAGGGGCGAGGGGCCGCTGGCGGGATAG
- a CDS encoding sensor histidine kinase — protein sequence MSFGKFFKDALLPVAVWTCGVLLSCFVLTVAGAPVSIVVVAVGVSFIFGMLGIVIEYARRRRFLRQLERAAEELESPAWVQEMVQCPTYAEGELEYEVLRRVGKAACDEVAEGRRQTDDYRDYIESWVHEAKLPLAAAHLILENLDGSEDDLSRVDDLGRELARVERYIDQALYYARSEVVERDYLIRRWNLKTLVTGAIKANARELIAAHVAPVCENLDFEVFTDEKWLEFILGQLIQNSIKYAREDGAKIVFSGALLDEGLASERIELTVADNGCGVSAADLPRVFEKGFTGDNGRTTKRATGIGLYLVARLCSKMSIDVTAASEPGEGFVVTFAFSTNKFQYFE from the coding sequence ATGTCGTTTGGCAAGTTCTTTAAAGATGCGCTGCTTCCCGTCGCCGTGTGGACGTGCGGTGTGCTGCTGAGCTGCTTTGTGCTGACGGTCGCCGGCGCACCCGTTTCTATCGTGGTCGTGGCGGTCGGCGTGTCCTTTATCTTTGGTATGCTCGGCATCGTGATCGAGTACGCGCGCCGTCGTCGTTTTCTGCGCCAGCTGGAGCGTGCGGCAGAGGAGCTCGAGAGTCCCGCATGGGTGCAGGAGATGGTGCAATGTCCGACCTATGCCGAGGGCGAGCTCGAGTACGAGGTCTTGCGCCGGGTGGGCAAAGCTGCCTGCGACGAGGTTGCCGAAGGCCGGCGTCAGACCGATGACTATCGCGACTATATCGAAAGCTGGGTTCACGAGGCCAAGCTGCCCCTGGCGGCGGCCCATCTAATTTTGGAAAACCTGGACGGCAGCGAAGACGATCTGTCGCGTGTGGATGACCTGGGCCGTGAGCTGGCTCGTGTGGAGCGCTATATCGACCAGGCACTGTACTACGCGCGCTCGGAAGTCGTGGAGCGGGACTACCTGATTCGCCGCTGGAATCTCAAGACCTTGGTGACGGGCGCGATTAAGGCCAACGCGCGCGAGCTCATCGCGGCGCACGTGGCCCCAGTGTGCGAGAACCTCGACTTCGAGGTCTTTACCGACGAGAAGTGGCTTGAGTTTATTCTGGGCCAGCTCATCCAGAACAGCATTAAATACGCGCGCGAGGACGGCGCGAAGATCGTGTTTTCGGGCGCGTTGCTGGACGAGGGCCTGGCAAGTGAGCGCATTGAGCTCACTGTTGCCGATAACGGCTGCGGCGTGAGCGCGGCCGACCTGCCGCGCGTGTTCGAGAAGGGCTTTACCGGCGACAACGGCCGCACCACCAAGCGCGCAACGGGCATCGGCCTCTACCTGGTGGCGCGCCTGTGCTCCAAGATGAGTATCGATGTCACCGCGGCATCCGAGCCCGGCGAAGGCTTCGTCGTCACGTTTGCCTTCTCGACCAACAAATTCCAATACTTTGAGTAG
- a CDS encoding response regulator transcription factor has product MALIYIVEDDEPIRRELADILARAGFEVEACESFEHVSRDILAAAPDLVLLDLTLPVKDGQHICHEVRRESEVPIIVLTSRTTEIDEVMAMTLGADDFISKPYSARVLVARINALLRRTTSAGERSTMVHKGLELDLARSTVTNTQTGTSTELTKNELRILSLLLSRAGKIVSRSAIMQDLWDSDAFVDDNTLTVNINRLRTTLEKIGIKGYLTTHRGQGYSV; this is encoded by the coding sequence ATGGCGCTGATCTATATCGTTGAGGACGACGAGCCCATTCGTCGCGAGCTTGCCGACATCCTTGCCCGTGCCGGTTTTGAGGTCGAGGCCTGCGAATCGTTTGAGCATGTCTCGCGCGATATTCTCGCTGCCGCGCCCGACCTGGTGCTGCTCGACCTCACGCTTCCTGTCAAAGACGGCCAGCACATCTGCCATGAGGTCCGCCGCGAGTCCGAGGTCCCCATCATCGTCCTCACGTCGCGCACGACTGAGATTGACGAGGTCATGGCCATGACGCTTGGCGCGGACGACTTTATCTCCAAGCCCTATAGCGCTCGCGTGCTCGTGGCGCGCATCAACGCGCTGCTGCGCCGCACCACGTCGGCGGGCGAGCGCAGCACCATGGTCCACAAGGGGCTGGAACTCGACCTTGCCCGCTCCACGGTCACCAACACGCAAACGGGCACCAGCACCGAGCTCACCAAAAACGAGCTGCGTATCCTCTCGCTGCTTCTGAGCCGCGCGGGCAAGATCGTTTCGCGCTCGGCCATCATGCAGGACCTGTGGGACTCCGACGCCTTCGTGGACGACAATACGCTCACCGTCAACATCAACCGCCTGCGCACCACGCTCGAAAAAATCGGCATCAAGGGGTATTTGACCACGCATCGCGGCCAAGGCTATTCGGTCTAG
- the purH gene encoding bifunctional phosphoribosylaminoimidazolecarboxamide formyltransferase/IMP cyclohydrolase → MGSDVKIARALISVTDKTGVVDFARTLVDDFGVEIISTGGTARAIEDAGVPVTPIEEFTGYPEMMDGRVKTLHPKVHGALLARRDSEQHMQEAAQHGIKLIDLVVVNLYEFEKTVANPEVTFADAIEHIDIGGPSMLRSAAKNAASVTVISDPADYDAVLAEMRETGGCTTLSTRRRLQVKVYQTTAAYDTAISRWLAAQASDVADTSAKLEISLEKVDDLRYGENPQQKATVYRFAEGCENTASSQFPLVGSEQIQGKPLSYNNYLDADAAWNLVREFDEPACVILKHQNPCGSAVAEDITAAYDRAFACDPKSAFGGIIACNREVPYELVEHFADQNKQFVEVIIAPSYTAEALERMAKRPNLRVLATGGVDHGAQVELRSVDGGMLVQEVDHVTEDPATFTFPTDRKPTDAEMAELEFAWKVCKGVKSNAILVSKGKAGIGMGPGQPNRVDSALLACERAEDYCEREGVEKGGFACASDAFFPFRDNVDVLAAHGVTCIIQPGGSKRDDESVQACNEHGIAMVFTGARHFRH, encoded by the coding sequence ATGGGATCTGATGTGAAGATCGCACGCGCGTTGATCTCGGTTACCGATAAGACGGGCGTCGTCGATTTCGCACGGACGCTGGTCGATGACTTTGGCGTCGAGATCATCTCTACGGGCGGCACGGCTCGTGCCATCGAGGACGCGGGCGTCCCCGTAACCCCCATCGAGGAGTTCACGGGCTATCCCGAGATGATGGACGGCCGCGTTAAGACCCTGCACCCAAAGGTTCACGGCGCGCTGCTGGCCCGCCGCGATTCCGAGCAGCACATGCAGGAGGCTGCTCAGCACGGCATTAAGCTGATCGACCTGGTCGTCGTCAACCTGTACGAGTTCGAGAAGACCGTCGCCAACCCCGAGGTCACCTTCGCGGACGCCATCGAGCACATCGACATCGGTGGCCCCTCCATGCTGCGCTCTGCCGCCAAGAACGCCGCGAGCGTTACCGTCATCTCCGACCCGGCCGACTATGATGCCGTCCTGGCCGAGATGCGCGAGACCGGTGGCTGCACCACGCTTTCCACCCGTCGTCGCCTGCAGGTGAAGGTCTACCAGACCACCGCCGCCTACGACACGGCTATCTCCCGTTGGCTTGCCGCCCAGGCAAGCGACGTGGCGGACACCTCTGCCAAGCTCGAGATCTCGCTGGAGAAGGTCGACGACCTGCGCTATGGCGAGAACCCGCAGCAAAAGGCCACGGTCTATCGCTTTGCCGAGGGCTGCGAGAACACCGCGAGCTCGCAGTTCCCGCTCGTGGGCTCCGAGCAGATCCAGGGCAAGCCGCTCAGCTACAACAACTATCTGGATGCCGACGCCGCTTGGAACCTGGTCCGCGAGTTCGACGAGCCGGCCTGCGTGATCCTCAAGCATCAGAACCCCTGCGGCTCCGCCGTGGCCGAGGACATCACGGCCGCCTACGACCGTGCCTTCGCCTGCGATCCCAAGAGCGCCTTTGGCGGCATCATCGCCTGCAACCGCGAGGTTCCCTATGAGCTGGTTGAGCACTTTGCCGATCAGAACAAGCAGTTCGTCGAGGTTATCATCGCCCCGAGCTACACTGCCGAGGCGCTCGAGCGCATGGCCAAGCGCCCCAACCTGCGTGTGCTGGCTACCGGCGGCGTGGACCACGGCGCCCAGGTGGAGCTGCGCTCCGTCGACGGCGGCATGCTGGTGCAGGAAGTCGACCACGTGACCGAGGATCCCGCGACCTTCACGTTCCCCACCGACCGTAAGCCCACCGACGCTGAGATGGCCGAGCTCGAGTTTGCCTGGAAGGTCTGCAAGGGCGTCAAGTCCAACGCCATCCTGGTTTCCAAGGGTAAGGCCGGCATTGGCATGGGCCCGGGTCAGCCCAACCGCGTTGACTCTGCACTGCTTGCCTGCGAGCGCGCCGAGGACTACTGCGAGCGCGAGGGCGTGGAGAAGGGCGGCTTTGCCTGTGCAAGCGACGCGTTCTTCCCGTTCCGCGACAACGTCGACGTGCTTGCCGCGCACGGCGTGACCTGCATCATCCAGCCCGGCGGCTCCAAGCGCGACGACGAGAGCGTCCAGGCCTGCAACGAGCATGGTATTGCGATGGTCTTCACGGGGGCTCGCCACTTTAGGCACTAA
- a CDS encoding GNAT family N-acetyltransferase, producing MVSRVLYRPFDTEDFDAIALILQQLWHNNSDNDEYNRLEAACDLAYCLSSSTFSQVAVIDGEARGIALARAGQSPGVTINEHWMDTERALLSQMRELEPDACAEYLSFVRATIRTNNRLLESSPLPHDNEVTLLAVDPDVHGLGVGSVLLDAAVSYLSSRGATRAHLYTDSNCSWKFYELHGFKRTATHRANREERRHDMPRESFLYELDLTA from the coding sequence ATGGTCTCGCGGGTTCTCTACCGACCGTTTGATACTGAAGACTTTGACGCCATCGCGCTGATTCTGCAGCAGCTTTGGCATAACAATTCGGATAACGATGAGTACAACCGCCTTGAGGCCGCATGCGACCTCGCCTATTGCCTTTCGTCCTCGACGTTTTCGCAGGTTGCGGTAATTGACGGCGAGGCGCGCGGCATTGCGCTTGCACGCGCAGGACAGAGCCCCGGCGTCACTATCAACGAGCATTGGATGGATACCGAACGCGCGTTGCTGTCGCAGATGCGCGAACTGGAGCCCGATGCCTGCGCCGAGTATCTCTCGTTTGTGCGCGCAACCATCCGAACCAACAACCGCCTGCTCGAGAGCAGCCCATTGCCGCACGACAACGAAGTCACGCTGCTCGCCGTCGATCCCGATGTCCATGGCCTGGGCGTTGGCTCGGTGTTGCTCGATGCCGCTGTCTCGTACCTTTCCTCGCGCGGGGCGACAAGGGCGCACCTGTACACCGACTCCAACTGCTCGTGGAAGTTCTACGAGCTGCACGGCTTTAAGCGCACGGCCACGCACCGCGCCAACCGCGAAGAGCGTCGTCACGACATGCCGCGTGAAAGCTTTCTCTACGAACTCGACCTAACAGCCTAG
- a CDS encoding DUF2207 domain-containing protein, protein MNTLAAKVSRQRRPFARFVSICALVACALLLLPAVARADGYSMSQTYIGATVEADGSLTVVEGRQFDFDDDINGVYWDINTGSNQQGGSVVVNVLSVEEDDTAFNKVDSANKGDDGVYTVEQSDDGVKIKVFSPHESGDSAIYYVSYSMTGAVMNWADTAELYWKFVGDGWSADSDDVEMEVYFANAAAGTAAVKGDNFRAWGHGPLTGDVSLDADEPMVTYTIPCVHEGEFAEARIAFPNDWVPQLAASSEERMSTILSEEKEWADEANARREHARAVAGAIAVVCVVVAVAYTGVIVMLKLRRPKPKPLFQDEYFRDVPSADHPAVLAALMSWNDVPDQAYIATLMKLTDDRVIKLEEATETKKKGLLRREKEEQTYRITVTDEAWKAAKKDGIDRDVLKVFFAGVKPDKDGVRSRTFSELEEYASERTTSVGDKLEDYQSTVKGKLEARELIASDGTIAMVAGLVLGIIIVFGILGSLFYTDFADANVGAAMISIPVTIVGFVLSCTFRRYTPEGAEVAARCKALKHWLEDFTRLKEAIPSDLILWNKLLVMGVALGVSKEVLRQLAEAVPADLRNSDDFYDNYPCYWWYYHHYGNESPLDSFNEVYHETIRELASSSDSSSGGSGGGFSGGGGGGVGGGGGGTF, encoded by the coding sequence ATGAACACCCTCGCCGCCAAAGTCAGCCGGCAGCGCCGCCCGTTTGCGCGATTTGTTTCCATTTGCGCGCTCGTCGCGTGCGCACTGCTGCTGTTGCCCGCCGTTGCACGTGCCGACGGCTACTCCATGAGCCAAACCTATATCGGTGCCACGGTCGAGGCCGATGGCTCGCTGACCGTTGTCGAGGGACGCCAGTTCGATTTCGACGATGACATTAACGGCGTGTATTGGGATATCAATACAGGCTCTAACCAGCAAGGCGGCTCGGTGGTCGTCAATGTGCTGAGCGTCGAGGAAGACGACACTGCGTTTAACAAGGTCGACAGCGCAAACAAAGGCGACGACGGCGTTTACACGGTGGAGCAGTCCGACGACGGCGTAAAGATTAAGGTGTTCAGCCCTCACGAGAGCGGCGACAGCGCAATCTACTACGTGAGTTATTCCATGACCGGTGCGGTTATGAACTGGGCCGATACCGCCGAGCTCTACTGGAAATTTGTGGGTGACGGCTGGTCTGCGGACTCCGATGACGTCGAGATGGAAGTCTACTTTGCAAATGCCGCTGCCGGGACGGCCGCCGTCAAGGGCGATAACTTCCGCGCATGGGGCCACGGCCCGCTGACGGGCGACGTGTCACTCGATGCGGACGAGCCCATGGTCACCTATACCATTCCCTGCGTGCATGAGGGAGAATTCGCCGAGGCACGCATCGCCTTCCCCAACGACTGGGTGCCGCAGCTCGCCGCCTCGAGCGAAGAGCGCATGTCGACGATTCTGAGCGAAGAGAAGGAATGGGCCGACGAGGCCAACGCTCGCCGTGAGCACGCGCGTGCGGTTGCCGGCGCGATTGCCGTGGTGTGTGTTGTCGTGGCGGTTGCCTATACCGGTGTGATCGTGATGCTTAAGCTGCGCAGGCCCAAGCCCAAGCCACTCTTCCAGGACGAGTACTTCCGCGATGTGCCCTCGGCCGACCATCCCGCGGTGCTTGCAGCTCTCATGAGCTGGAACGACGTGCCCGATCAGGCATATATCGCCACACTTATGAAGCTCACCGACGACCGCGTGATCAAGCTGGAAGAAGCGACCGAGACCAAGAAGAAGGGTCTGCTCCGTCGCGAAAAAGAGGAGCAGACGTATCGCATCACAGTGACCGACGAGGCCTGGAAGGCTGCCAAGAAGGACGGCATCGATCGCGACGTGCTCAAGGTCTTCTTTGCTGGCGTTAAGCCCGATAAGGACGGAGTCCGTTCGCGCACGTTTAGCGAGTTGGAGGAGTACGCTAGCGAGCGCACCACATCTGTTGGCGACAAGCTCGAGGACTATCAGAGCACAGTTAAGGGCAAGCTGGAGGCGCGCGAGCTTATTGCATCGGATGGCACTATCGCGATGGTGGCCGGCCTGGTTCTCGGCATCATCATTGTCTTTGGCATTCTGGGCTCTCTGTTCTATACCGACTTTGCGGATGCCAACGTCGGTGCCGCTATGATCTCGATCCCCGTTACGATCGTGGGCTTTGTCCTGAGCTGCACCTTCCGCCGTTACACGCCGGAGGGCGCCGAGGTGGCGGCTCGCTGCAAGGCGCTCAAGCATTGGCTCGAGGACTTTACGCGCCTGAAGGAGGCTATCCCCAGCGACCTAATCTTGTGGAACAAACTGCTGGTGATGGGCGTTGCCCTGGGCGTTTCGAAAGAAGTGCTGCGACAGCTGGCCGAGGCCGTGCCTGCGGATCTGCGCAACAGCGACGATTTCTACGACAACTACCCCTGCTACTGGTGGTATTACCATCACTACGGCAACGAGTCTCCGCTCGATTCGTTCAACGAGGTGTATCACGAGACCATCCGCGAGCTGGCTTCGAGTTCCGATAGCTCGAGCGGCGGCAGCGGCGGCGGCTTTTCCGGTGGCGGCGGTGGCGGCGTCGGCGGAGGCGGCGGCGGAACGTTCTAG